The genomic segment CATTCAACCGAAGGTTTAAAAATATATCATCTTAACtgggatagcaaaaaaaaaaaaaaaatgttctttacATATATCTTACTTTTATTTCAAAAATGGGCTTTATTATAGAAATAAAATTTGTGTTACTAAAATACAAAAGAGCAGAGACAAGACAATACATTCTTAAGAACAATACTGATAAATGAAGAGGCAAAAAATATTAACACTGAATTATTTTTGAGATCTGAAGCAGAAAAAATACAGAGTCCTGGAGAAATTCAATATGACAAAGCTCATAAGAATGGGATTGTAAATAAACCATCATATGACAGTAATAAACAACATCTAAAATATCACTAAGGCTTTATGAaaaaattttctctctccttttttacaaAAAATTCTTGAAACAAATCCAGTCTAAATCTATCTACTTTTATCAAATAGATAtttggcattatatatatatatataccttacaaATCTGTATTGCAGGTTATTAGTAAAATAACCAGTTATAAAATGTAATACATTACCAACAATCTATTTAATACTAGTctcatattttaaaaataatttaattaCATAAAGCTACTCGTGGAATGTATCAAAAACGAGGCAGAAATTACTATCTTTGTTTTTCAGACATCCATTCAACAAATGTATTACTTATTCCAGAAGATACTGGTTTCATACACATGTGCATAGTTACTTAAAACAATTACAGTTATTATAGTTAATAATCACAACTCATTTGTGATATTAGTAATTTTCCAAGTATCCATTTcgatgtattatatacacacatatataaaacagtcAAATTGGTCTGTTGTTCATTTTGACTACCCAAGAGAGCATGTTTGGGAAGACTTCCCCATCGTAGCTGTCTTCACCTTCAGGCACCAAGACAGTAATGTTAAATATCTGATGGGAACTCTTTAGGCATCATATGTTGTGGCAGAGACGTTGCCTCCGGTGCCAGTCCAGTTAGTGTGGTGGAACTTGCCGGGGGCGTCTGCAAGCTCATAAGTATGGGCTCCAAAGTAGTCACGTTGAGCCTGGAAAGACGAGGAGAATCAATGCCAAGGGTTATGGAAAATGTTGCTTCATTTACCCCATCCACATTGTATTacataacaaaaggaaaaaatttaATCCTCCAtccacaaaaacagaaaaaggaggggaaggaaaaagtagTACAaattagaaaggaaggaaggatggatggaaggaaaaaaaaaaaaaaaaaaaaaaaaaaaaaacaagggaaggaACTAAATACCTGAATTAGATTTGCTGGGAGGACTCCAGACCGGTAGCCATCATAGAAAGCCAGAGCAGAGGAAAGTGCTGGTGTAGGAATACCAAGCAGGGCACCCTGTGCAACAACAGCACGCCATCCTGCCTGGCACTTGCCAACAGCTTCCTTGAAGAAGTCATCAATGAGGAGGTTGTTGAGTTGAGGGTTCTTCTCGAAGGCTTCTCTGATGTTGCCAAGGAACACACTGGAAAGGAGTGGAGGCATTACGACTGTTGAATCTTGAATTCATTTTCAGTAAAatgtatttaaaagcgaaaaaaaggaatTACTCAACTTTAATTCATACAAAACAATAATTACTTCCGAATCCACCACAACTTATATGAAGTCAAAGTCTCACCTCCTGATAATGCAGCCTCCTCTCCACATGAGAGCAATTCCTCCATAGTTCAAGTTCCAACCAAACTTGGCTGCTGCTTCTCTCAAAAGCATGAAGCCCTGGGCATATGACACAATCTTGCTTGCATATAGAGCCTGAAGTGAAAAAGCAATaatatgaaaacataaaaaagttaaaaaatactaatactaaaactaatactaataataacgatcaagGAAGCTCATGTTAGGGTGAAATCATGTAAGGTTACAAAGCCTCCTATGTAATTCATTAGTGCCTAAGCACCTGTGGAGCTatctatgtgtagagacattTAAAAAACTATACTACAGTTAACACTATTTTCCCAGTGGCACTGAGTTAGTCTGTACCAACTATATACAATCatctaaaaagtaaaaaaataaaaaaaatacactacATTAAATAGAATGTTTACTTACCATGCGAATCTGTTCAATGAATTCCTTCTTATCACCAGTGAACTTTGTTTTTTCAGGTCCGTCTAGGATGCTGCTGGCTTTTACACGTTCATCCTGAGTGTGCAAGATTTCTGATTACAattcttatctattttcataCCCTACTGACATCAAAGGTTAATATATCATTAAGGATTCAACATGAATATGACAAGTTATGTCTATCATgtgtaacaatgaaaaaaaacaaaaaaactactactactacataaaAGACCATTTAGCTACTTGTTCAGAAAGTACATGTTTATTAGGTTACTTTCATTAAAACTATCTATGCTCTTTAACACCTATTcattaatgactataatcataaaagAATATACTTTTTATCAATCATTTTTTCCAGATTTTATCTTGGActtaatatatcaataatgaaaataataataatatttaactcAAATAAATATAACCCAACCTTTAATGCGGACAGGCATCTGGCAAACACAGACTCGGCAATAAGCGTGGTTGGCACACCGTAATCTAACCCAGAAATAGCAGTCCACTTCCCGGTTCCCTTCTGGCCAGCTGCATCACGAATCTTTTCCACAAGAGGTTTGCCTACAGGTTGAAATGGAGACAAATCAGCAAAAGTACGCACAATAATACATGAAAAATTCAAATGTATATACTAACTGTTTTGAGTAGAACTGATTTTCTCCTTAGATTGTAACTACCAAAATAGTTTTTAAAATCTGGAGACTTGGATTTGAAAGACCTTGGTTTTTACTGTTAACCTCCACTTTGTAGTTGCCTCTCATTTCAGAGAGAGACTTTGAAGCTAGACtctaaaaaatgtgtgtgtgcatgatccATGGTGGTACTTTCAAGACGTGCATATGTAAATTAGCAAAAGCCTTGAGCCCATTCtgatcaacaataatgacaaataaaaagtACTACATTTCAAGAGAGGCACACAGAGAAAATCCCAACTCATAAGCCCCTCTCCATAGAGACAAATATAACTGAAGATGATGCGTGtactcaccatcctcatccttaaAGGCCAGGATATTGGCAGTAATTTCAATGAGGAAAGAATCAAGTTCGCCCTTGTTCCACTCTTTAAATACCTGTAACAAGAGTAATGGAAAAGATGTCAATCTAGGGCTTTTGCTATCTGATTCTGGAACCAGACTCGGGTAAAAAATTATTATCCTTTTGACCAGGTCTTGGTATACAATCTAATGAATTAGTTGAGCCAGAACTGGAGTGTTCTATGTCTAGATTCCATTAGTTTTTCCAAGTATGGTCTATAACAGTCATAACATTCACATCTAGAATAAAGCTGCAACAAAAGAATaagtggaaataaaaaggaatatgaaaaggTATTAGAGGGagtatgaaaagggaaagaaagaaaaagaaatcagagagaatggagggaaagggtcaTTAATAAATTATACCTCTCCACTGACACTCACCTCACTCATTTCATCAGGTGTCATGTCCAAAGCAGATTTCATCAGGTGGTAAGCTTCACAGATGAGTTGCATGTCTCCGTACTCAATACCGTTGTGCACCATTTTAACGTAGTGACCAGCACCATCTTCACCAACCCAGTCACAGCATGGTTCATCATTTGACCTTGCTGCAATACTCTGGTGAAAAAATACTCAGGTTATTAATGCTGGGATGACAGACAGAGCATATTATAAAAGTATAATAGTAGCAAAATCAAAATTTGCACTTAGAAACATATAGCAGAATTTTGTAGAccatgtgataataataacaacactgagaGCAATCAAGAGAGGAAATTAATTTCTGAAGTTTCAATGCTAAGACCTAAATTATCTATTCAaatgtatttttatgttatttggtATTCATTTTACTGCTGGAAATGGCCAAAACAATGATGTCTTATAAATTTCATTGACAAAATAATCAACAACCTCTTCCCCATTGCCCTGCAGTTAAGGTTCCAATGGAACTGCCAATAAACCAGTAAAAGCCAGCAAAGAAAAACCTTACATACAGAGGTAAAAAATCTTTCTCATACCTGGAAGATATCCTTTATGTGAGGCCAAGCTTCCTTGTGTCCACCAGGCATGAGGGAGGGGCCATAGCGGGCACCCTCTTCTCCACCAGAAACTCCTGACCCAACAAACAGTAGGCCTTTCTCAGCAAGGTATTGGCACCtgttggttgttgtttattggttaAAACAATTCTTAgtacaataaatatgaaaaatattgagCTTCATTATAAATGCTGGTGAAGTGTGTATTTCCCAcacataacagtaaaataaaaaaaaatgccaagaaaataatcatagtgTGGAACAAATCAATTTGAAACATGTCTGAACCTTTTCATATAAGAGGTAACTCTTATTGCTGTTAGTAGTCATAACATGTgactaaataataaacaaaaatattaaccaTGTTACACAAAGATCAAGAGATCCTACATACCTTCTCTGTGTGTCTTGGTATTCAGAATTTccaccatcaataataatatctcCCTTCTCTAAAAGGGGCACCAGCTTCTCAATGAAACTGTCTACGGCAGCACCAGCTGTAATAGTGAATGGCATTAGGGAATGTTGGCATGCTGTTAAGTGGTAGATGAATTAAGGAAATTAAACACTGTTGACATATGAAGACACGCTTTTGctcaatatataaaatattgcaAGTCCAAATTCCTTACAATACATCTATTATTCAAGGATTGGAGTTATATGGAATATCTAAAGGGTACAATTGTATTTACTAATAATTTAACATTTCCTTTAGCCTCAAAGCTCTCTACAACATACTTTTCCTCTGTTCTTAACCCCAAAATTCCTTCTCCACTTCATCATCTTTTCCCTAAAGAGTTCACTGTGCCAAATCAATTCTATGCCAACCCTCTCTTTCTACGCACTCCTACCCTAATCCCCCATTATgccatccctcccttccaacctcatCCTACCTGTAACCTAACCCCATCTTACATATACCTGTACCCTACCTTCATTCACTTGCATCTATACCTGTATCTAGAACTCTTAGCTTCCTCCtgtaccccaccccatccctacccaCCACCcaatcacccagtagttgtatataacctcctctatgtacctcatgtagcatatgccctgacgaagcaatagtgaaaaggccttcggcatattcgtgtgttttcttgcccttcccttcgtcgttcctgttgccgAACCCTACCCTACcgctccctaccttccccttccactaCCACCCGTGccctccaccctcactcacccTTGACGAGCATCATGACCCTGCGAGGCTTCTTGAGCTTGGCGACCATCTCCTCGATCGAGTGGGCGCCGATCACCTTGGTCCCCTTGGCGCCGCTGGCCAGGAAGTCGTCCACCTTCTCCACGCTGCGGTTGTGCGCCACGACGACCCAGCCGTGGTCGTTCATGTTGAGGATCAAGTTCTGACCCATCACGGCCAGGCCGATGAGGGCGATGTCGGCGCTgcaaaggagggggcggggcaagGGTCAGTTTTGCGAGATTTTAAAGGTTTGCTTCGCCCAAGCGTACTTAGGCCTATGTGTGAAGAAaggcttcttgtgtgtgtgtgtgtgtgtgtgtgtgtgtgtgtgtgtgtgtgtgtgtgtgtgtgtgtgtgtgtgtgtgtgtgtgtgtgtgtgtgtgtgtgtgtgtgtgtgtgtgtgtgtgtgtgtgtgtgtgtgtgtgtgtgtgtgtgtgagagagagaaagagagagagagagaaggtagaaagaatggtgtatatatacatagctaataTTTATAAATGCAAAAGACTAAAGACTAGAAAAaagatgtaaatgtatgcatctaAACCGAGATCCCTCAGCCAGTCTTCACGCCCCCGCACATGAAAGCCAAAGCCAAGGACCTTAATGATCTTAAAATAAACTCCCAAGGCCCGCTTCCATCTGTCCAACTTTCACCCCAAGGCAGCGTTCCTCACCGCtggaaacaacaacaattacatgtTATCATGTCACGCACATGGTGGGTGCAGAGCCAGCAAGTCACATCCATGTCCATACAAAAACGACCGCTATaatattaattttcatactaattctAACTgtataaagataaaatcataatgtttgtagacatacacacacacacacacacacacacatatatatatatatatatatatatatatatatatatatatatatatatatatatatatatatatatattgtgggagTTTTACGACGACTTCCTTGATAAATAATCCATTTCGAATCCTCTCtcaatatatacatgtctgaGTGGAACGCCACTAaatctcttcattttattttacagaTATTGGTTCATGTTTTcctgatgaaaaaagaagaagaaatcttgaccttcataaaaaaaacactgtATTAACCATTCCCTTCATGTTGAACATGCAAATATATCAGATAAATGTCTGAATTGAACTTGTTGTAATTAGGAACGTCCGCCCTCACCACCGCAAACAAGCGTACCGTAATTAACAGCGCAATTAGACTTAACATCATAACCCGAAGTGAAAGTCGGGCGAATTACAGGCGGCGTTCGAGGCATAACGTTTACCTTGGGAGTCCGAGCGGCCGGCGGGTTGACGGACAGATTCCGATGCCtactcagacacgcacacaagagTTCACGTCAAAATGAGACTAAATCACCGCTTTAGACAattcatgcacatgtacatgcacgcgcacgtacacgcacatacacataaatatatactttttagaaaataatataaataaaccaGCAGTCTCTAAACCCTCAGCAGGCCTCGCAAAAGCATAATGCAAAACATTACCTATACGCTCAAGCTCGTAGACCAAACAACAGTACACGCCAGTATTCTGTGCAATATGTTAAACGAAATTAGCTTCTTTCTAACCTTTTTACTCTAACGAAGAAATCCGGACACCACAGCTAAGGGACCGCTGGTATAAAACGGCTTGGTCATGCTGGATGTGCATTTTTGTAAATCTGGTCTGGTTACATATTTTCTGCAATCTCTCACATATAATTGTTGCCCTTGGCaatcgatcacacacacacacacacacacacacacacacacacaaactcggaATGCATTATTGGATTTTCATATACTtcttgaagaggaagagagagaaaaggaggataggagagagagagagagagagagagagagagagagagagagagagagagagagagagagagagagagagagagagagagaatgggatagagaaagagagaaagggagagagagagagaaagggagagagagagagaaagggagagagagagagagaaagagagagagaaagggagggagagagagaaaggtggagagagagagaaagagaaagagggagagagaaagagaaagggagagagagagagagaaagggagagagagagagaaagggagagagagagaagaaagggagagagagagagaaagggagagagaaaaagagagagagagagagagagagagagagagagagagagaaagagagggagagagagaaagagagggagagagagaaagagagggagagagaaagagagggagagagagaaagagagggagagagagaaagagagggagagatagaaagggagagagagatagaaagggagagagataaagaaagggagagagagaaagaaagagaggagagagaaagaaagagaggagagagagaaagaaagagaggagagagaaagaaagagaggagagcggagagggaaggagagagagaggagagcggagagcgcagagaggagagcggagagaggagagcggagagcggagagaggagagaggagataggagagaggagaaaggagagaggagaaagaagagggagggagagggagaggagaaacaagagggagggagagggagagggagagggagagagagagagagagagagagatagagagggagagagagagagatagagatagagagggagagagagagagatagagatagagagggagagagagatagagagatagagagggagagagatagagagggagagagatagagagggagagagatagagagagatggagagggagagagagatggagagggagagagagatggagaggagagaggagagaggagagaggagagaggagagagagagagagagagagagagagagagagagagagagaggagagagaggagagagagagagagagagagagagagagagagagagagagagagagaaagggaggagagagaaagaaagagaggagagagaaagaaagagaggagagagaaagaaagagaggagagagaaagaaagagaggagagagagagagagagaggagagagagaaagaaagaggagagagaaagaaagaggagagcgaaagaaagaggagagagaaagaaagaggagagagaaagaaagaggagagagagagaaagaggagagagagagaaagagaagagagagagagaaagagaagagagagaaagaaagagaggagagagaaagaaggaagagaggagagagaaagaaagagaggagagcggagagaggagagagagaggagagcggagagcgcagagaggagagcggagagaggagagagcggagagaggagataggagagaggagaaaggagagggagggaaagagagagaaagagaaagagaaagagaaagagaaagagaaagagaaagagaaagagaaagagaaagagaaagagaaagagagagaaaaccacgAAGACGAGCGAGGGACGAGAAAAGGCGCCATACTCACACAGGCTCGATCTTCTGCATGGTGACCGTCTTGATGGTGCGGCAGGGAACGTTTCCCATCCTGAACGGAGCGGACTGTCGCGCGCCTCGGGCTTCACTCCCTCTAGGCTTCGGAGCTCCGAACCGCCGCTCACGACAAGGACTACGCGGCGACCgggagtagtggtggtggtggggaggggggaggagggcaagagagggagggggaagggaggaggggaaaggggggagggtgggaattcAATGGCACACACTAGGTATCCTTCGCCAGCAAACGCATGGTTCTCCGCGCTTGCTCTCCGCCCTCGCACCGACAACGCAGAAGCAAAACCCCGGAAAACAAAGATTCGCTCCACCTCAGGATGACGTCAGCGACATCTAGAGCGGAGATGTGAGTCCTCGAAACTGTAGGTCGCCGCGTTCGTTCAGCGtctcacaagcacactcacaaccCTTTCGAGGCTGAACGGCGGTGAACAGCAATGGCAGCGATGAGTCAAATGTTCACTTTTCCCGAGTGAAACCTCGGTGTTCTTATCGAGTTCTTTATGGGTAGGACTGAAAGCAAGACAGGATTTTCAAGTACTTGTTAATTGCAAGTTTCTTGGCAATATCACGACGTAAGACAGACACGttatgaatgggagagagagtgagaaagagagagaggagaagaagagaaaaggagaggaatagaagagaaggagagagaggcccaATATCGATTTCGCTTATCATACACAATAACAagaaattaccattattttcatccagAGAAACTTTCTAAACGACCTATTGTCTTGAAATATAAAATCCTTCATGGCCAACTCAAAGTATGAAATGATGTATCTAATCCAACGTATTCACAATAATACAATACTTATAACaaaatatcatatatcttataaaGAGAAGTATATTACTGGTACACAGCTAAATATGGTATGCTGCTCTTTCCGGCTATTCTATATGTTCCTACAGTATATCCCTCCTAGTGTATTTAGGATTCCTTTTCCTATTAACCTGTTTTATAAATCGGCAAAATACACAAGTCCTACAGTGCTTAaatcttttctttcagtctcgtGCTCTACATCACTGTGAAGACCTGAGACGACGTGAAAGATGGACATAATGAAACAGAAGGAatgcaagaataacaacaaaaataccctTGTTATTAGGATTATCTTTAACTCAGCTTTCATAACCACAACGGGACCCAAGCATAAGCAAAACCACGTCGAGTAGATGTCCAAAAACagatgcaagcaagcaagcacgcacgcgcacgcacacacacacactctctctctctcacacacacagacacacgcacacacacacacacacacacacacaccatctctctctcacacacagacacacgcacacacaaaaacacacacacaccatattctctctctctctctctctctctctctctctctctctctctctctctctctctctctctctctctctctctctctctctctctctctctctctctctctctctcttacacagcAAACAACACACCTACTCGGAACAATACGCGCAACCCCCCAGAGCTAAATTCCCAACCGGCCAATagcagataaatgaatgaaatatttaTCGCTGAATCGATCAGTTCGCGCCATGTCACCGTGAGTGTCTGGCGCGAAATGGCAATAGGGACTAAGGAAGGAATCgtaagaagggaaatgggaataaaggaagagagaggaaagaaggaagagagaaagggctgGGAATGAGATTAACTAGTaacggaaaaggagaaaatgaaatacaacaCGAATGAccagaatgacaaagaaaaaaacagaaagaagaacgcAACGGAGAGACCAAACatagaagaacaaggaaaaagcgaaagaaaacgcaAAGGCATAATAAAAAGTAGAACAAGATAAGAACGAGAAGCAGACCTGAATATCCAAAGCCAGAataagaccaagaaagaaaaaaggcgaacAAATGTGAATATAAATCAAAGTAAAAGTAGACGAACGAGAAAACAGGAGTAATTCAGAGTCTGCACAGAGGCCGACTTTGAAACCATGTTGCACAAGACCTATATCACGACATTTTACTTGCAAGATCGTTAATATCCCATTGTGCAACAGCG from the Penaeus vannamei isolate JL-2024 chromosome 1, ASM4276789v1, whole genome shotgun sequence genome contains:
- the Pgd gene encoding 6-phosphogluconate dehydrogenase, decarboxylating isoform X1, producing the protein MGNVPCRTIKTVTMQKIEPVADIALIGLAVMGQNLILNMNDHGWVVVAHNRSVEKVDDFLASGAKGTKVIGAHSIEEMVAKLKKPRRVMMLVKAGAAVDSFIEKLVPLLEKGDIIIDGGNSEYQDTQRRCQYLAEKGLLFVGSGVSGGEEGARYGPSLMPGGHKEAWPHIKDIFQSIAARSNDEPCCDWVGEDGAGHYVKMVHNGIEYGDMQLICEAYHLMKSALDMTPDEMSEVFKEWNKGELDSFLIEITANILAFKDEDGKPLVEKIRDAAGQKGTGKWTAISGLDYGVPTTLIAESVFARCLSALKDERVKASSILDGPEKTKFTGDKKEFIEQIRMALYASKIVSYAQGFMLLREAAAKFGWNLNYGGIALMWRGGCIIRSVFLGNIREAFEKNPQLNNLLIDDFFKEAVGKCQAGWRAVVAQGALLGIPTPALSSALAFYDGYRSGVLPANLIQAQRDYFGAHTYELADAPGKFHHTNWTGTGGNVSATTYDA
- the Pgd gene encoding 6-phosphogluconate dehydrogenase, decarboxylating isoform X2 produces the protein MSEPCADIALIGLAVMGQNLILNMNDHGWVVVAHNRSVEKVDDFLASGAKGTKVIGAHSIEEMVAKLKKPRRVMMLVKAGAAVDSFIEKLVPLLEKGDIIIDGGNSEYQDTQRRCQYLAEKGLLFVGSGVSGGEEGARYGPSLMPGGHKEAWPHIKDIFQSIAARSNDEPCCDWVGEDGAGHYVKMVHNGIEYGDMQLICEAYHLMKSALDMTPDEMSEVFKEWNKGELDSFLIEITANILAFKDEDGKPLVEKIRDAAGQKGTGKWTAISGLDYGVPTTLIAESVFARCLSALKDERVKASSILDGPEKTKFTGDKKEFIEQIRMALYASKIVSYAQGFMLLREAAAKFGWNLNYGGIALMWRGGCIIRSVFLGNIREAFEKNPQLNNLLIDDFFKEAVGKCQAGWRAVVAQGALLGIPTPALSSALAFYDGYRSGVLPANLIQAQRDYFGAHTYELADAPGKFHHTNWTGTGGNVSATTYDA